The Chitinophagales bacterium region TAGATTTTTCAGCACCTCATTGTTTATGGCAATTAAACCATCTTCGGTTTGCCACCAGTAAAGTTCGTTGAACCTACTGCTTTTAGCTCCGCATACCATCAGTTTTATGTTGGTATGTTGCAACGCCTTTCCAAATACTTTTCCTGCCCTGCGGGTGTGGTAAAGTGATGTAAGCACAATTACTTTCTTATACTTTCTATTTACCAAATAAGATGCAAGTAAGGCAGCCTCTTCGCTAGTGGAGGTTCCGGCATTCAGCAGTACTATTGCCGAATCGGGAATGCCCTGGCGCACCAAATTTATTTTGGCAGCCTCGGCCTCGGTGATGTGCATGTTTAAAATTTCAAATTCGTATGCACGATTCCCTCCCGGGCATATAATGCGAGGAGCCAAACCCTTGTTAAACAACTCAACAGCTTTATTGCCTCTATCGAAACTCCCACCCGATAACACAATAATGGCATCGGCTTTTTCAATTTTATCTTCTTGTATAAGCCATTTTGCAGGAGTTTGCAGCAGCGGCACTCTAAAGATATATGCAGCTATACCAAGCACCAGCAATAATCCCCAAGTGCTAATAGTTTTCATGTATATGTTATTTTCCTCTGCCGGTAACAACGGTAATAACCGTGTAAATAAGCACCTTTATATCGAGCAACATGCCCATGTTTTCAATATAAAGAACATCGTACTTTAGGCGTTTGAGCATCTCTTCTACGGTACCAGCATAGCCAAATTTCACCATTCCTAAAGATGTAATGCCGGGTTTTACCTTCCAAATTTGTTTGTAGTAAGGAGCAAAAGTTAGTATCTGCTCGGCAAAAAATTTGCGCTCGGCACGTGGCCCTACAATGCTCATTTCACCTTTTAATACATTGATAAACTGCGGCACTTCGTCTATTCTATACTTGCGCATGAATAAACCAATGGGCGTAATTCTGCTATCGTTATCGGTAGTAAGGCGCGGCCCCGTTCTCTCAGCATCTTCGTACATGCTTCGGAACTTAATAATTTTAAATGGAATGCCAAATTGCCCAATGCGCTCTTGGCGGTAAAATACCTTACCCTTGGAGGTTAGCTTTATTATAGCCGCCACTATAAACATGGGAATTGCCAATACAAGTAATGCCGCCAACGAAAAAACAACATCAAACCAGCGCTTGGTTATTACTTCCCATTCGCTTAACACTGTTGGTGGTATTTCAATAAATGCGGTGCCTATTATGTGGTTTATTTTGGCAGTACCGGAAAGAATATCATACAAATCGGGGATAATTTTAATATACACCTGCTTACCGGAAATAGTATTGATAATATCGTTTATCTTTTGGTGTTCGCTGCTCTCTATGGCAATAATTACTTCTTCAATATTTTCTTGTTCAATAACGGTTTCGAGTTGCTCCAGAGTGCCTAAACACGGCAAGTTGCGTGTAAGGCGATTATTTTGCCTTCCATTCAATTCTATATATCCCTTAAAATGGTAACCCAGCAGGTTCTTTTTTGAAGTAAGTTCTACATACACTTCTTCGGCTTGGCGGTTGCTTCCAATAATTAGTGTATTAAAACCAAACTTTCCGCTCTCTATATTGCGCTTAGCATAATGTAGAATTACCAATCTTCCTAAAAGGGTAAAAATAAACTGACCGCTCAGCAACACTAAAAATGTAAAGTAATAATCGGAATACTTTTGAACCAAATCATCTAACAAAAACACAAAGAACACTACGGTTACGCCCACTAGCGACACCAAAAATGTTTTTGCCATTTCGCTAAGCCGCGATTTGCGATATACATCGGTATAAGTTCCCGTAATATAGTGCAGCAAGAGCCAACCCAAAGGCAACAACAGCAATCCCCACACAAAATTACTATCGTGTGGCAGCAGTTGAATTTCGTAAGGTTCTAACTCTATGTATATTTTTCGGTAAACGAACAGCAGCAGCCATGCAACCATAGCAGCCACATAATCGAATACTAAGTAAACCCAAATTAACTTGGATATTTTTTTCAAGTTTTAGAAAGTTAGAAGTTTCACATTATCAATCCACACATTGGCAGCCGAAGCGCTATCGGGCATGGCTACTTTAAAGAAAAGATTGAACTGCTCTCCGCTATATGCACCAATTTCATCGCTCACGTTTAAGTAAAACTTATTCCAGTTCTGCTTAGGAAACAGCACTATTTTGCTTAACCGCGCAGCTCCGGCATACAAACCAACTTCAAACGAAGCATCGGCTTTGTAATCAAATTCTACCCATGCCACAGTTCCGCCTTTTAACACCAGCGGTGCTGTACTTTGGGTTTCTTTATCGGTTTGAGTGGCATTGAGTGATAGCTTGCCGCACCATGTGCCGTAGCCATCCTTTACTTTATCGAGGGTAAACGAAAACTGATTTCCAAATTCAAAATCTTCTAAGAATTGAAATTTAGTTGCTGGCTTATAGGTAAACTTAGGTTTGTAAACAATTTTATCTAACCGTTTTACATTTGTAAAAGTTACCGTATCGGGCGAATAGAAAGGATACACAATGCGTGCCTGCGTAAACCCATTTGCCTTTATACCTGCTTGGAACAACATGCGCACATTGCCCTCTTCTAAAACCGGCATTTCTATGGGAAATTGGTTCCCTCCCAATGAACTATTGTTGGCCTCTATCCACACATCTACAATGCCGTGTGTATTGGCTCCCTGCGAAGGCTGCGTGGTCAACTCTACTTCATTTATACGCAAATAAAACGGATAACCGTCATTCGGCATTTTTTTGCACTGAGTAAAACTTAGCAGCACAAGTACCCCAATCCAATAATACTTTCTCATTTTAAAAAGCGCAAAGAAAACGGTTTTGGTGAATGCTTATTGCAGAAATTTTCCGCAACGGTTTATTTTCTTTCTTTTCCTTTCCTATCTTCACTTTATGTTTAGGGGCTTTTTAGCCGTTTGTAATTTATTGATAGTTGGAGCATTACTGCTTTCGGCCTATTCTGCCTATATAAACCCCAATAGCATTTGGCAATTTTCGTTTGCCGGTTTACTGTTTCCACCTTTAGCATTGCTGAATATGCTCTTTGTATGCTGGTGGATTTTTCGCAAGCCTTGGTTTTCTTTATTGTCTATTACCGCATTGCTACTTTGCCACCAACAGCTTAAAGTAACTTTTGCAGCTAATTTCCCAAACAAAGAGGAGGCAGAGCATACTATAAAAGTAATGAGTTGGAACGTAAAAAATTTCGACCTCTACAACTGGACCGGCAATGTAAAAACCAGAAAAGAAATGTTGGATTTAATTCGGCAAGAAGCACCGCAAGTACTTTGCTTACAGGAGTTTTACTCCGACCAAGGCGTAATTATGAACAACGTTCGGTATTTAAGAGATACACTGGGCTATACTTATTTTCATTTTGAACCTACCATAGAGTTAGATAGAATTCACTGCAATAAGCCTATTCACCAGCAATGGGGCGAAGCTACTTTTTCAAAATTTCCCATTGTAAAAGCCAACCGTGTAGATTTTAAAAACTCGAGAAGCAACGATTGTATTTACACCGATTTAAAAATAGGAAGCGATACGCTACGCGTGTATAACATGCACTTACAATCTATTCACTTAGATGAAAAAGATTACAATGCCATACAAAAAATGGAAGCCAGCCAAGTTCCCGATTGGATTCCGCTAAAACGCATTGCAAGAAAAATGAAGTTTAGCTACTGCACCCGTGCATCGCAAGCAGAACAAGTAGCCAAAGTAATTAGAAAGTATAAGGGAAAACAAGTGGTGTGTGGCGATTTAAATGATGTTCCCGTAAGCTACACATACAATACTATTGTTGGCTCTAAGAATTTGCAAGATGCTTTTGTGGCAAAAGGTTGGGGCATTGGCCGCACCTTTGTGAGTTTATATTCCTACTTTAGAATAGATTATATATTGGCAAGTTCCAACCTGCAAATACAGCAGTATCATTCATCGGCACGGCAGTTAAGCGACCATTTCCCGGCTATAGCTTCCTTTAGTTTGGAATAGCTACTGTGCAATAACTATTGGTTTTACCTGCTGCACGGCTCCATTTTGGAAGCGCACATAATACATTCCTGCAGCGTAGCCCTCATTTTCAAAATCCACTTGGTAAGTTCCTGCCATCATTTCTGTATCTATCAGCGTTTTAATTTGCTGCCCAAACGGATTAAATATTTCTACCAGAGTATGTTGGCCTGCAGTAGTAAACTCAATGGTGGTGCGTGTAGTAAATGGATTGGGGTATGCGCTTATTAAGTTCAACCCTGCAGTTTTATTTAACTCCCGAATGCCTACTGCCGCACAATCGCTGTTGTGTACCAATGGCAACGCCTGAAAGTTCTGCAATAAAATTGTATTGTCTATATCTTGTTTTGAAACACACAACCAATCTTGAAGTATAGATGCGTAAACCGAACGAAAATCGTATTGCATCGGCAAGTTATCGTTTACAGTTGCAGTAGGCGATACCAACGGGTTATTGCCCAACACACCCGAAATAACCTGATTACCAAAAAGCAATAATGGAGCTGCAGCTCCGTGATCGGTACCTGAACTAAAGTTGGAAATTATTCTTCGTCCAAATTCCGAATAGGTCATACTCACCACGCGATCGCCCAAACCCATTTGCTGCAAATCGTCATGAAATGCCTTTACAGCATCGGAAAGCGTTTGCAATAAAGTAGCATGAGTTCCTTGTGTGGTATCGGTTTCTACTTGTGCTGCGTGCGTATCGAAACCATTTAAACTTACCCAATACACTTTAGTTTTCAACCCTCCGGAAATAAGCTTTGCTACTATCTTAAGCTGCTTCGCCAAATCTGTATTAGGATATGAAATTTGTGTTCCGGGAGCATCGTAAGCGCTTTTTACCGCAGTTCCGAAACCATTGGTATTTTCTTTTACCAAACGAATATATTCCAACTCCTTTTTGTATGGTTTTTGCACAGCATAAGGATCTTGTACATTACCCAAAAAAGTATAGCTCTGTATATTGTTGTTTTGATCTAACAGTAAAGAATAAGCCATATTCATTACCGGCCCCATAAAAACAGGGTTAGAAACACCACCTATTTGAATGGCTAGTGGATCGGGCATAACACTGTTGGGATAATCTGCCGGAAAATTGGGGTACTCAAAATTAAGATAGCGCCCCATCCATCCGGTAGTTAAGTAATCATCGGAATTAGAGGCCGAAGTCCAAATATCGGTAGATCTAAAGTGCGAAAAATTAGGATTGGGATAACCAACAGACTGCACAATACGTACCTTACCATTATTGTACATTTGCTGTATGCCCGACATAGCCGGATGCAAACCTACCGTTGTAGTGCCATTTAAAGGCAATACTTTGTTTTGCTCTATCATTACGTTAGAGCGTACGGCAGCAATACCGCTGTATTGATCTATTGGAATTACAGTATTTAAACCATCGTTGCCACCGTTCAGTTCAATCAATACCAACACATGATCGTTGTTTCCTCTTGCACCTGTTAATGCTTCTAGTTCAGGTGCACTGCCAAATGCTTTTACACTTACACCGTTTAGCAATACAGGAACTGTTACTGCGGGCACTGCTGTGCGTATAAATTCTCTCCTTTTCATTTGTATATTTTTTTATTGTTTCTGCAAATGGCGTAGGTGCATGCTGCACTCCAATACCATTTACTGTACAATTTTTTCTAGTTGAATTAGCTTAACTGAAATTCTTCTAAACTGGTTACGTATTTTATTACCGACTGCAACTTATCGGTAACTGCTTTTTTCTTGGCATTATTGGTTGGGTTGTTTTTGTAATCGAGCCAAATCTGGGTCCAATAGTAACTGCTAGTTTGCCCTGCCAACATTATGGTTCTTAGTACTCCTTTATTGGTTGCCGAAAGTGGATGTGTAAGTAAATGTGCATTTAGTTGGTCTATCACCATATCTACATCATCGGCATTTGGATATTGATCGAGCCAGCGAGCAGTGTCTATTGCCAATACTTTTCCATTCTTTTTTAAACCAATATAAATAAGTAAATCGGTCATTTGATTGCGCAGCGGAAGTGTAACCGTGCTAATCCAAAGTTCATGAAAGTTGGGTTCTTGATGATAGGCGGGCCAACCCGCAACGTTTGGTGTGGCAAATATCAACTGCTGCAAACCACCTCCACCCAAAATGGCAATTTGCAACCACATAAAATATTGTGCTTCTAAATCGGTAGCATCCGGAAATACCACATCGGTTTCGCGGGCTACACCAACCATTAAATCTAATGGCGGTTTAATTACTGCGCCAACATTGTAATCATCAAAAAAATGTTCGCTATTAAACAGCAAGCGCAATGGTGCTTGTATGTCGTATCCCGAATTGCGAAACGCATCTGCCATAGGCACAATCACATTGGTTTCAACTGCAGCATCAATTTCGTAATACGTGAAGAAACGGTATAGCTTTCGGCATATATACAGTGCTACATCCGGCACTGCAAAAATCATATTCAGCAGGTCGTCTAATTCTTGCTCTCCTGCATTACCACTTTTACCTGCAATGGTTGCATAGTTAAATAAACCCGAAAAAACTTTTGTGGTAGTATCGTGCTTACTTGGGTCGAATACATAAGAAACGTTATTGGTGAGAATACGATACCCCGTAAGTACGCGTGCAGCTTCGCGCACATCGTCTTCGCTATACTTTTGCCCTCCATCTTTACCTATGGTAAACAATTCCATTAACTCGCGTCCGTAGTTTTCATCGGGCTTTGCTTTGGTATTTTTTTCACCATTTAAAAAACGCAGCATGGCAGGATCTACGGTAATTGCCTTTACCAGCGATTTGAAATTGCCTAAGCAATATTGCCGTATGGTTGAAACATGTTTATAGCCAAAGCGGGCATCAACATATACTTGTAAGTTGGTGCCAAAGTGGTTGAGCCAAAACAGCACCATTTTTTCTTCGAGGCTTTTGCTTTGGTTTACCATATTTCCAACCTCCCATGCCACTAATGAAAATGCACGGTTAGTATTTACATTGGGATCGAAAGGTGCACTTACCCAAGTTTGCCCCAATGCAGCACCAGAGTCGGTTCCATAATAATTAAGCGGTGGTGCAGGAGCAGTACCTGTGGTTAGCAATTCATCTACCGTTTGTGCGAGTGTTTTATTTGTAAAATAGGTAATATCGCTATATGCTGCACCAAACATGGTTCTTCGCAAAAGGTGTGTAACCTCTTTACTGGTCCATTGCCCATTATAAGGAGCTACACCTGTTGAACTGCCACGAGGTGCTGCGGGTATTTGCGGGAGCTTTTCTTCCGGTAAAAATCCTGTAAGAAATTTTCTACGATTCATGCTTTAACATTTTTTCCAAGAAATGAAGATATATATTGATTCCCAATATCTACACTTCTATCATCTATAATATTTTCTTTAATTCTTGAAGCAGGAAAAGTTTACCTAAAAATTTTTTCTTCGCAGCCATGTTGCGCCAGGCTATCATATCTATTATTGATTTTTTCTATCTGCCTTTTTCAAAGATTTTCGATAAGCAAACTTTTCGTTATGCAGCTTGTGGCGGAGGCAATACTTTATTGGATATTTTCCTGTATTATATTAGCTATAATTTTATTCTACATAAAGAAATTGTTTATACTCCGCTTATTGCCATTAGTCCTCACATTGCAGCTTTTATGCTGGCTTTTTTTATTACATTTCCTATTGGTTTTTTCTTGATGCGCACAGTGGTGTTTACTGAATCTAACTTGAGAGGCAGGGTGCAGTTGGTGCGCTATTTTTCAGTAGTAATGGTAAGTCTCTTACTGAATTATGTTTTTATTAAGTTGCTGGTGGAGCATTTCCATTTTTACCCCACTATTGCCAAAATTATTACAACTGGTATTGTAATTGTGTTTAGCTACTTTTCGCAAAGAAAGTTTTCGTTTAGCACAAAAAAATAAGCTGTTTTATCGGGTGCAAACCTTTTAAAACAGCTCATTTCAATAGTTTAAAGTGCAGCTGCTAAGCAATATCGCCTACCATTTGCTCTGGTTTTACCCATTCATCGAATTGCTCCGAAGTAAGATAACCCAATGCTATGGCAGTTTCTTTTAGCGTAGCGCCCTTTTTGTGTGCTGTTTGTGCAATTTCGGCAGCTTTGTAATATCCAATTTTGGTATTGAGTGGTGTTACCAACATCAGCGAATTGTGTAAATTCTTTGCAATGTTATCGTACAAAGGCAAAATACCTATGGCACATTTATCGTTGAAAGAAACGCAACCCTCTCCTATTAGTTTGCTGCTATGCAAGAAGTTGTAAATCATTACCGGTTTAAAAACATTCAACTCGAAATGTCCGGTAGCACCTCCAATATTAATGGCCACATCGTTGCCCATTACTTGTGCAGCAATCATGGTAAGTGCTTCGCACTGGGTAGGGTTTACTTTACCCGGCATAATGGATGAACCCGGCTCATTATCGGGGATAAAAATTTCGCCAATACCGCAGCGAGGACCCGAAGACAACATGCGTACATCGTTTGCAATTTTCATTAAGCTAACGGCTACAGTTTTTAATGCGCCATGGCTTTCTACTACAGCATCGTGCGCTGCCAATGCTTCAAACTTATTTTCGGCAGTTACAAATGGAAGCCCTGTAAGTGCAGCAATATGCTTGGCTACATTTTCGGCATAGCCTTTAAAGGTATTTATTCCGGTTCCTACGGCTGTGCCGCCCAATGCCAACTCGCTTAAATGCGGAAGTGTATTTTCTATTGCCTTAATTCCATGATTCAGCTGGCTAACATATCCCGATATTTCTTGCCCGAGTGTAACCGGAGTGGCATCCATAAAATGTGTTCTTCCTATTTTCACTATCGGCATAAATTCTTTGCTCTTTTGAGCTAAGGTATCGCGCAGTGCTTTAATGCCCGGCAGTGTAACTTCGTTCAGTATTTTATAGGCAGCAATGTGCATGGCGGTAGGGAAAGTATCGTTACTGCTTTGCGATTTGTTTACATCATCATTAGGATGTACTAGCTTTTTTTCATCGGTAAGTGAACCGCCCAGCAATACGTGCGCACGGTAAGCAATTACTTCGTTTACATTCATATTGCTTTGGGTGCCGCTTCCTGTTTGCCAAACCACCAATGGAAACTGATCGTTTAACTTACCTTCCAAGATTTCATCGCATACTTTTCCGATAATATCGGCTTTTTCTTTTGGCAATACACCTGCTTCGGCATTGGTAATGGCAGCTGCTTTCTTCAAATAGGCAAATGCGCGAATAATTTCTATCGGCATTTTGTTGGTATCTTGAGCTATTTTAAAGTTCTCGATACTGCGTTGGGTTTGAGCGCCCCAATAAACATGAGCAGGAACTTTTACCTCGCCCATAGTGTCTTTTTCTATTCTATATTCCATTGGCTTGTTTTTAAAAGTAGGGCGAAAATATAAGTTTAGCTTAAGTAGCGTGCTGAGATTTATGAAAAAAAACAAAAAAATGATTACTCTCATTATTATGATAAACATGCAGTACACACAAAAGAAAAGGCTGCCCTTATGAGACAGCCTTTATACGATTAAATATGTAGCTATTTTAGTCTTCGCTACCAAAACTTGGAGCTTCATCGCCATGCGATGGACCGGCAAGTGTTGGATTGGTTTCTTCCGGTTTTCTATTCATTTTGGCTTCTACGCTTAATGTAGCGTGCGGCACTAAGCGCAAGCGCTCTTTAGGAATCAATTTTCCGGTTACGCGGCAAATTCCATAAGTTTTATTTTCTACGCGCACCAATGCTGCTTCCAAATTTTTAATATACTGGTGCTGGCGCGAAATTTGGTTCATAAGATACTCCATTTCGGTAGTATCAGAACCTTCTTCCA contains the following coding sequences:
- a CDS encoding GtrA family protein; amino-acid sequence: MLRQAIISIIDFFYLPFSKIFDKQTFRYAACGGGNTLLDIFLYYISYNFILHKEIVYTPLIAISPHIAAFMLAFFITFPIGFFLMRTVVFTESNLRGRVQLVRYFSVVMVSLLLNYVFIKLLVEHFHFYPTIAKIITTGIVIVFSYFSQRKFSFSTKK
- the fumC gene encoding class II fumarate hydratase, with the protein product MEYRIEKDTMGEVKVPAHVYWGAQTQRSIENFKIAQDTNKMPIEIIRAFAYLKKAAAITNAEAGVLPKEKADIIGKVCDEILEGKLNDQFPLVVWQTGSGTQSNMNVNEVIAYRAHVLLGGSLTDEKKLVHPNDDVNKSQSSNDTFPTAMHIAAYKILNEVTLPGIKALRDTLAQKSKEFMPIVKIGRTHFMDATPVTLGQEISGYVSQLNHGIKAIENTLPHLSELALGGTAVGTGINTFKGYAENVAKHIAALTGLPFVTAENKFEALAAHDAVVESHGALKTVAVSLMKIANDVRMLSSGPRCGIGEIFIPDNEPGSSIMPGKVNPTQCEALTMIAAQVMGNDVAINIGGATGHFELNVFKPVMIYNFLHSSKLIGEGCVSFNDKCAIGILPLYDNIAKNLHNSLMLVTPLNTKIGYYKAAEIAQTAHKKGATLKETAIALGYLTSEQFDEWVKPEQMVGDIA
- a CDS encoding DUF1800 domain-containing protein, with protein sequence MNRRKFLTGFLPEEKLPQIPAAPRGSSTGVAPYNGQWTSKEVTHLLRRTMFGAAYSDITYFTNKTLAQTVDELLTTGTAPAPPLNYYGTDSGAALGQTWVSAPFDPNVNTNRAFSLVAWEVGNMVNQSKSLEEKMVLFWLNHFGTNLQVYVDARFGYKHVSTIRQYCLGNFKSLVKAITVDPAMLRFLNGEKNTKAKPDENYGRELMELFTIGKDGGQKYSEDDVREAARVLTGYRILTNNVSYVFDPSKHDTTTKVFSGLFNYATIAGKSGNAGEQELDDLLNMIFAVPDVALYICRKLYRFFTYYEIDAAVETNVIVPMADAFRNSGYDIQAPLRLLFNSEHFFDDYNVGAVIKPPLDLMVGVARETDVVFPDATDLEAQYFMWLQIAILGGGGLQQLIFATPNVAGWPAYHQEPNFHELWISTVTLPLRNQMTDLLIYIGLKKNGKVLAIDTARWLDQYPNADDVDMVIDQLNAHLLTHPLSATNKGVLRTIMLAGQTSSYYWTQIWLDYKNNPTNNAKKKAVTDKLQSVIKYVTSLEEFQLS
- a CDS encoding sugar transferase produces the protein MKKISKLIWVYLVFDYVAAMVAWLLLFVYRKIYIELEPYEIQLLPHDSNFVWGLLLLPLGWLLLHYITGTYTDVYRKSRLSEMAKTFLVSLVGVTVVFFVFLLDDLVQKYSDYYFTFLVLLSGQFIFTLLGRLVILHYAKRNIESGKFGFNTLIIGSNRQAEEVYVELTSKKNLLGYHFKGYIELNGRQNNRLTRNLPCLGTLEQLETVIEQENIEEVIIAIESSEHQKINDIINTISGKQVYIKIIPDLYDILSGTAKINHIIGTAFIEIPPTVLSEWEVITKRWFDVVFSLAALLVLAIPMFIVAAIIKLTSKGKVFYRQERIGQFGIPFKIIKFRSMYEDAERTGPRLTTDNDSRITPIGLFMRKYRIDEVPQFINVLKGEMSIVGPRAERKFFAEQILTFAPYYKQIWKVKPGITSLGMVKFGYAGTVEEMLKRLKYDVLYIENMGMLLDIKVLIYTVITVVTGRGK
- a CDS encoding endonuclease/exonuclease/phosphatase family protein, translated to MFRGFLAVCNLLIVGALLLSAYSAYINPNSIWQFSFAGLLFPPLALLNMLFVCWWIFRKPWFSLLSITALLLCHQQLKVTFAANFPNKEEAEHTIKVMSWNVKNFDLYNWTGNVKTRKEMLDLIRQEAPQVLCLQEFYSDQGVIMNNVRYLRDTLGYTYFHFEPTIELDRIHCNKPIHQQWGEATFSKFPIVKANRVDFKNSRSNDCIYTDLKIGSDTLRVYNMHLQSIHLDEKDYNAIQKMEASQVPDWIPLKRIARKMKFSYCTRASQAEQVAKVIRKYKGKQVVCGDLNDVPVSYTYNTIVGSKNLQDAFVAKGWGIGRTFVSLYSYFRIDYILASSNLQIQQYHSSARQLSDHFPAIASFSLE
- a CDS encoding YdcF family protein, whose translation is MKTISTWGLLLVLGIAAYIFRVPLLQTPAKWLIQEDKIEKADAIIVLSGGSFDRGNKAVELFNKGLAPRIICPGGNRAYEFEILNMHITEAEAAKINLVRQGIPDSAIVLLNAGTSTSEEAALLASYLVNRKYKKVIVLTSLYHTRRAGKVFGKALQHTNIKLMVCGAKSSRFNELYWWQTEDGLIAINNEVLKNLYYCFKRK
- a CDS encoding DUF1501 domain-containing protein yields the protein MKRREFIRTAVPAVTVPVLLNGVSVKAFGSAPELEALTGARGNNDHVLVLIELNGGNDGLNTVIPIDQYSGIAAVRSNVMIEQNKVLPLNGTTTVGLHPAMSGIQQMYNNGKVRIVQSVGYPNPNFSHFRSTDIWTSASNSDDYLTTGWMGRYLNFEYPNFPADYPNSVMPDPLAIQIGGVSNPVFMGPVMNMAYSLLLDQNNNIQSYTFLGNVQDPYAVQKPYKKELEYIRLVKENTNGFGTAVKSAYDAPGTQISYPNTDLAKQLKIVAKLISGGLKTKVYWVSLNGFDTHAAQVETDTTQGTHATLLQTLSDAVKAFHDDLQQMGLGDRVVSMTYSEFGRRIISNFSSGTDHGAAAPLLLFGNQVISGVLGNNPLVSPTATVNDNLPMQYDFRSVYASILQDWLCVSKQDIDNTILLQNFQALPLVHNSDCAAVGIRELNKTAGLNLISAYPNPFTTRTTIEFTTAGQHTLVEIFNPFGQQIKTLIDTEMMAGTYQVDFENEGYAAGMYYVRFQNGAVQQVKPIVIAQ